A region of Liolophura sinensis isolate JHLJ2023 chromosome 8, CUHK_Ljap_v2, whole genome shotgun sequence DNA encodes the following proteins:
- the LOC135473249 gene encoding elastase-1-like, producing the protein MAILTFRVLIAVTLLYSGQSAPRQSGWLDPTCERKHGICQPASSCTGKPVEYMPECTSPDICCVPNPYLSLDFEKPSPDDGRCGLITYQHDLMESLLPLGRQTRVVGGQPAAAWSWPWQAALRSRMYGHLCGGTLISSTWLLTAAHCVTRYLEDRSDVYVVLGDHYKSHMSGVEVYRGVRQIVSHRGYSRDGSMPHDIALLRLNSSVDIRGHHVRTACLPGPGDVFDSRDTCFITGWGQTEAAMESDVMKQLQVSITPQDVCRQNWAAVADIQPSQMCIGDGVTGACRDGPGRQWGAAGVPQKREVRTGGDHILGVL; encoded by the exons ATGGCCATTTTAACGTTTAGGGTGTTAATAGCTGTTACGTTGCTGTATTCTG GTCAATCTGCTCCTCGCCAAAGTGGGTGGCTAGACCCGACCTGCGAACGAAAACATGGCATCTGCCAGCCGGCGTCCTCGTGCACTGGAAAACCTGTAGAGTATATGCCGGAGTGCACAAGCCCGGATATCTGCTGCGTACCCAATCCATATCTCAGCCTCGATTTTGAAAAACCATCCCCAG ACGACGGTCGCTGTGGTCTGATAACCTACCAGCATGACCTCATGGAGTCGTTACTTCCCTTGGGGCGTCAGACACGTGTTGTTGGTGGACAGCCCGCGGCAGCCTGGAGCTGGCCCTGGCAGGCAGCCTTAAGGTCCCGCATGTATGGTCACCTGTGTGGCGGGACTTTGATCAGTTCAACCTGGCTGCTGACTGCAGCACACTGTGTGACCCG GTATCTAGAAGATCGGAGCGACGTATACGTTGTCCTGGGAGACCATTACAAGTCCCACATGTCCGGGGTGGAAGTATACCGTGGTGTCAGACAAATTGTGTCG CATCGGGGCTATAGTCGGGATGGTTCTATGCCTCACGACATCGCACTTCTACGGCTGAACTCTTCTGTGGATATCAGAGGTCACCACGTGCGCACCGCGTGTCTCCCAGGTCCGGGAGACGTCTTCGACTCCCGTGACACGTGTTTCATAACAGGCTGGGGTCAGACTGAAG CTGCCATGGAATCTGACGTCATGAAGCAGCTCCAGGTCTCAATCACTCCACAGGACGTCTGCCGTCAGAACTGGGCTGCTGTCGCCGACATTCAGCCGTCCCAGATGTGCATCGGTGATGGCGTTACGGGAGCGTGTAGG gatgggccag GGCGACAGTGGGGGGCCGCTGGTGTGCCTCAGAAACGAGAGGTTCGTACTGGTGGGGATCACATCCTGGGGGTCCTATAG
- the LOC135473250 gene encoding LOW QUALITY PROTEIN: probable G-protein coupled receptor 139 (The sequence of the model RefSeq protein was modified relative to this genomic sequence to represent the inferred CDS: inserted 2 bases in 2 codons), with protein sequence MLFSKLLWIYVSPVLLGLGTVGNLLSILVFXRRPIWRLSTSPFFVALAXADMFVLYSGLLRRWLVHVYDVDIRPKQFVVGRKAKISICLAFVAILAVNLHELIARQFQNTYVSGPNGTFTVKIICGHISSGYAEFFKNVWPWIDLGISSGVPFVVIIVCNSCIAWKVIVSHRFGKKALSRISRVQDRRVSSMTVVLLVLNTVFLVTTAPSRIFLIGSPAWHEGATPHKEAVLQLFWASVNLLMYLNNAINFILYCVSGTQFRNELKSLILWSKSQVYPIRSKTLVFPPKTVQASSPTEDRGTNALKPYQEWTRY encoded by the exons ATGCTGTTTTCAAAGTTATTATGGATTTATGTCTCTCCAGTTTTATTAGGATTAGGGACTGTTGGAAATCTACTCTCTATTTTGGTCT GTCGGCGTCCAATATGGCGTCTTTCTACATCTCCGTTTTTTGTGGCCCTGG TTGCGGATATGTTCGTTTTGTACAGTGGTCTTCTACGTCGATGGTTGGTGCACGTGTATGACGTGGACATCCG GCCAAAGCAATTTGTAGTAGGAAGAAAAGCAAAAATTTCTATATGTCTTGCGTTTGTTGCAATCCTGGCCGTCAATTTACATGAACTGATCGCGCGCCAGTTTCAAAACACCTACGTTTCCGGACCCAACGGTACATTTACTGTCAAGATCATCTGTGGTCATATTTCATCGGGTTATGCCGAGTTCTTCAAAAACGTCTGGCCATGGATTGATCTAGGTATTTCCTCTGGTGTCCCGTTTGTCGTGATTATCGTCTGCAACAGCTGTATCGCGTGGAAGGTGATTGTTTCACACCGCTTTGGGAAGAAAGCGTTGTCTCGCATCAGCAGGGTTCAGGATAGACGTGTGTCATCCATGACAGTCGTCCTCCTGGTGCTCAACACCGTCTTCCTCGTGACCACAGCGCCCTCTAGGATTTTCCTCATCGGGTCACCCGCGTGGCATGAAGGGGCGACTCCTCACAAAGAAGCCGTGCTTCAGCTGTTTTGGGCGTCAGTCAACCTTCTGATGTACTTGAACAATGCTATCAATTTCATCCTGTACTGCGTCAGCGGCACACAGTTCCGAAATGAACTGAAGTCTCTCATCTTGTGGAGCAAATCTCAGGTGTATCCTATACGCTCGAAAACGCTCGTCTTTCCACCAAAAACTGTTCAGGCATCGTCTCCCACTGAGGACAGGGGTACTAACGCTCTGAAGCCCTACCAAGAGTGGACACGATATTAG